One genomic window of Mucilaginibacter sp. SJ includes the following:
- a CDS encoding 5' nucleotidase, NT5C type produces MSINRKIRIAIDMDEVIADTIGKFISMYKERHGEEISLGNMEGKEFREILPPHLSETLRVYINERGFFRDIPVMPDAQEVVKALHEKYDVYIASAAMEFKYSLEDKQEWLEEHFPFISWTNIIFCGHKILDVDIMIDDRIKNFATFNGRKILYTSPHNMLLTDYERVNAWKEVATKLL; encoded by the coding sequence ATGAGCATCAACAGAAAAATACGGATAGCTATTGATATGGATGAAGTTATTGCCGATACCATTGGCAAATTCATCAGCATGTATAAAGAAAGGCATGGTGAAGAAATAAGCCTGGGCAATATGGAAGGTAAGGAGTTTAGGGAGATCCTGCCGCCGCACTTGAGCGAAACCTTACGGGTTTATATTAATGAACGGGGTTTTTTCAGGGATATCCCGGTAATGCCGGATGCACAGGAAGTAGTGAAAGCCCTGCACGAAAAGTACGATGTGTACATAGCATCGGCCGCCATGGAGTTCAAGTACTCGCTGGAGGATAAGCAGGAATGGCTGGAAGAACATTTTCCATTTATTTCGTGGACAAACATTATTTTTTGCGGGCACAAGATTCTGGACGTGGATATCATGATCGATGACCGGATCAAAAACTTCGCCACGTTTAATGGCCGAAAAATCCTTTATACCTCACCGCATAACATGCTGCTTACCGACTATGAGCGGGTAAACGCCTGGAAGGAAGTTGCAACGAAATTATTGTAG
- a CDS encoding PAS domain S-box protein, translated as MFNPNPAATGNCTIVFDIDEQKYLFVSESFYNLFEVSADHLRQNVDFLIGLVKPETFAGVKQLTEGLAMNESIQMTYYLEARQKQLTEKRTLATDGLTGHKIILSNITSALDGVRTPIPFSKPGMNEQFLNSLIDSQTNFLVRIDINGRFSFANRRFFKTFGYDEGDIIGHHFSKTTIPQHARLCEEVFMNCINNPGKINRLVHKKNAKDGSLYDTEWEFVSMTDDSGAVVEIQGIGRDITLQMQMREEALQIKDTLEALINNTRDHIWAIDTELRYMYMNQAYVEQITHLTGVRPYEGQYSYKHEGFSSQIIDEWTVYYNRALNGERYSIVSESIDPINGQRLYFEVSFNPIYTTAGDVIGAGCFGHNITDRLKIQKELIGQNQRLKNIASLSSHELRRPVASMLGLISLMDHEDFFNPENKEIIAHLFTVSAEIDTAIRLVVDSTIAK; from the coding sequence ATGTTTAACCCCAACCCGGCTGCAACCGGAAATTGTACAATTGTTTTTGATATCGATGAACAGAAATACCTGTTTGTAAGTGAAAGCTTTTACAATCTTTTTGAAGTAAGCGCTGATCACCTTCGTCAAAATGTTGATTTTTTGATTGGGTTGGTAAAACCTGAAACTTTTGCCGGTGTAAAGCAACTTACTGAAGGGCTTGCTATGAACGAGTCAATCCAAATGACTTATTACCTGGAGGCCCGCCAAAAGCAGCTGACCGAAAAACGGACGCTTGCCACTGATGGCCTTACCGGCCATAAAATCATCTTAAGTAATATAACCTCTGCCCTCGATGGTGTTCGTACTCCGATCCCGTTCAGTAAGCCGGGGATGAACGAACAGTTCCTCAACTCGCTTATTGATTCGCAAACCAATTTCCTGGTAAGGATAGATATCAATGGTAGATTTAGCTTTGCTAACCGCCGGTTTTTTAAAACCTTTGGTTATGATGAGGGCGATATAATAGGTCATCATTTTTCAAAAACAACTATTCCGCAGCATGCACGGCTGTGCGAAGAAGTCTTTATGAACTGCATTAATAATCCCGGCAAGATCAACAGGCTTGTTCATAAAAAAAACGCTAAGGATGGCAGTCTTTATGATACCGAATGGGAATTTGTATCTATGACCGATGATAGCGGAGCCGTTGTAGAAATACAGGGCATAGGAAGGGACATTACCCTGCAAATGCAAATGCGCGAAGAAGCTTTGCAAATAAAAGACACCCTTGAAGCATTGATCAATAATACCCGGGACCATATCTGGGCAATTGACACTGAGCTGCGATATATGTATATGAACCAGGCCTATGTTGAACAGATAACCCATTTAACAGGTGTAAGGCCATATGAAGGGCAATACTCTTATAAGCATGAGGGATTTAGCAGCCAAATTATTGATGAGTGGACCGTTTATTATAACCGTGCTTTAAACGGCGAGCGCTATTCTATTGTCAGCGAAAGTATCGACCCGATAAATGGGCAGCGTTTATACTTCGAAGTTAGTTTTAACCCCATTTATACCACTGCCGGCGATGTTATAGGTGCAGGGTGTTTTGGCCATAATATCACCGATAGGCTCAAAATACAAAAGGAGCTTATAGGCCAAAATCAACGCTTAAAAAACATAGCTTCTTTAAGCTCACATGAACTACGCCGGCCGGTTGCAAGCATGCTGGGGCTTATCAGCTTAATGGACCATGAAGATTTCTTTAACCCCGAAAATAAGGAGATCATAGCGCACCTGTTTACCGTGAGTGCCGAAATTGACACCGCGATAAGGCTTGTTGTTGACAGCACCATTGCCAAATAA
- the pfkA gene encoding 6-phosphofructokinase, whose amino-acid sequence MTQIKNIGVFTSGGDAPGMNAAIRAVVRAAMYYGIEVTGIRRGYDGMGKGDFFTMNRKSVSNIIQRGGTILKTARCDEFRTPEGRKAAYEHLVKNKVDALVAIGGDGTFTGAKVFGSEYDIPVVGLPGTIDNDLVGTDFTIGYDTAINTVVDAVDKIRDTAESHDRLFIVEVMGRDSGLIALRTGIATGAEAILIPESKTGLEGLLNRLEFGRKDKTSRIVIVAEGEDAGGAFEVGRLVQEKFPNYDTRISILGHIQRGGAPSCMDRVLASRVGAAAVEALRDGHRNEMIGLINGEIAYTPFEHAIKHHQGIDPNMIKLVEMLSM is encoded by the coding sequence ATGACTCAGATCAAAAATATCGGCGTTTTTACTTCAGGTGGCGATGCACCGGGAATGAATGCTGCCATAAGGGCGGTGGTACGTGCCGCCATGTATTACGGAATTGAAGTCACGGGGATCCGCCGTGGTTACGACGGCATGGGCAAAGGTGATTTTTTTACCATGAACCGTAAATCCGTTTCAAACATCATCCAGCGTGGTGGCACAATCCTTAAAACTGCAAGGTGTGATGAGTTCAGAACACCCGAAGGTCGTAAGGCAGCATATGAGCACCTGGTAAAAAATAAAGTTGACGCATTGGTAGCCATTGGCGGCGATGGTACTTTTACCGGCGCTAAAGTTTTTGGCAGCGAGTATGATATTCCGGTGGTTGGCTTACCAGGTACAATTGACAATGACCTTGTAGGTACCGATTTTACCATTGGTTACGATACAGCCATTAACACCGTTGTTGACGCTGTTGACAAGATCAGGGATACTGCAGAATCGCACGACCGTTTATTTATTGTTGAAGTAATGGGCCGCGACTCGGGCCTTATCGCTTTACGTACAGGTATTGCTACCGGTGCCGAGGCCATCCTGATCCCCGAAAGCAAAACCGGGCTCGAAGGTTTGTTAAACCGCCTTGAATTTGGCCGTAAAGATAAAACATCGCGTATAGTAATTGTTGCCGAAGGTGAAGATGCGGGGGGCGCGTTTGAAGTGGGCAGGTTAGTGCAGGAAAAGTTCCCTAATTATGATACCCGGATCTCTATTTTAGGTCACATACAACGCGGCGGTGCACCAAGCTGTATGGACAGGGTATTGGCAAGCCGTGTTGGCGCTGCCGCAGTTGAAGCTTTGAGAGACGGGCACCGCAACGAAATGATAGGCCTCATCAATGGTGAAATTGCTTATACGCCGTTTGAGCATGCTATTAAACATCACCAGGGTATTGATCCAAACATGATCAAACTGGTTGAAATGCTCTCTATGTAA
- a CDS encoding protein-disulfide reductase DsbD family protein — protein MKLLNKGAYLRAGLITLITLIVLNIAGANPAHAVQKKAADTSVSAADVTFTNIPTAADSIAIRKKQADSVKKAEATKVSKTPVAASKTAEKPKSLWQIFIEGLLGGFTAVILPCIYPLLPLTVSFFTKKSGSKSKAVMQSLIYGISIIVIYVTLGLLISIIFGSDALNELATNGIFNIFFFLLLIVFGISFLGAFEITLPSSLANKLDANSDKGGLAGIFFMAATLVVVSFSCTGPIIGTLLVDAASKGDRLGPAMGMFGFSLALALPFTIFALFPSALKTLPKSGGWLNSVKVVLGFLELAFALKFLSNVDLAYHWNWFDREIFLSLWIAIGLMIGLYLIGKIKFSHDSDVKFLTIPRTFLAIIVFAFVIYMIPGLWGAPLKSISAFLPPEATQDFNLSSIPDGSGSGSASANPSAAIPASIGERKYAANYTRIKTKGLDAWYDYDQALQVSKALHKPILIDFTGFNCVNCRKMEANVWSDPQVFSRLKNDFILLQLVVDDKAELPAAEQFVSDYSGKKITTLGGKWSNLEAQRFNSNSQPLYVMLDSDGNLLKDASGAEIPTSPANYDIASYLKFLDSGIAAYKK, from the coding sequence ATGAAGTTATTAAATAAAGGTGCTTACCTGCGCGCCGGGCTTATCACATTAATTACCCTGATTGTCCTTAATATAGCCGGTGCAAATCCGGCTCATGCTGTGCAAAAAAAAGCGGCCGATACTTCGGTATCCGCTGCTGATGTTACATTTACAAATATCCCCACCGCTGCCGACAGCATAGCCATCAGGAAAAAGCAAGCTGATTCCGTAAAAAAGGCAGAAGCCACTAAAGTATCAAAGACACCCGTTGCCGCATCAAAAACAGCAGAAAAGCCAAAATCACTTTGGCAAATCTTTATTGAGGGATTACTTGGCGGTTTCACCGCGGTAATTTTGCCATGTATTTATCCTTTACTGCCCTTAACCGTAAGCTTTTTCACCAAAAAAAGCGGCAGCAAAAGCAAGGCTGTCATGCAGTCGCTTATCTACGGCATATCAATTATCGTAATTTACGTTACGTTAGGCTTACTGATCTCTATTATTTTTGGCTCGGATGCACTTAATGAACTGGCAACGAACGGCATATTTAATATTTTCTTCTTTTTGCTGCTCATTGTATTTGGCATTTCCTTTTTGGGCGCGTTTGAAATCACACTACCAAGTTCGCTGGCCAATAAACTGGATGCAAATTCGGATAAAGGTGGTCTTGCCGGTATATTTTTCATGGCAGCAACGCTGGTTGTTGTTTCGTTCTCCTGCACAGGCCCTATCATAGGTACACTGCTTGTTGATGCGGCTTCAAAAGGCGACAGGCTCGGCCCGGCAATGGGTATGTTTGGCTTTTCATTAGCATTGGCTTTGCCATTTACCATATTTGCCTTATTCCCTTCGGCACTTAAAACACTTCCAAAATCAGGCGGATGGCTTAACAGCGTTAAAGTTGTATTGGGATTCCTTGAGTTGGCATTTGCGTTGAAATTTTTATCAAATGTTGACCTGGCCTACCATTGGAACTGGTTTGACCGCGAGATATTTTTATCATTATGGATAGCCATTGGCCTGATGATCGGGCTTTACCTGATTGGCAAAATCAAATTCTCGCATGATAGTGATGTAAAGTTCCTCACTATACCCCGTACCTTCCTGGCCATTATTGTGTTTGCTTTTGTTATTTACATGATCCCGGGATTGTGGGGGGCGCCTTTGAAATCGATAAGCGCCTTTTTACCTCCCGAGGCTACACAGGATTTCAACTTGTCAAGCATTCCGGATGGCTCGGGTTCGGGTTCAGCTTCAGCAAACCCGTCGGCCGCTATACCTGCAAGCATTGGCGAACGCAAGTATGCTGCAAACTACACCCGTATTAAAACTAAGGGGCTGGATGCCTGGTATGATTATGACCAGGCGCTACAGGTTTCAAAAGCCCTGCATAAACCGATATTGATTGACTTTACAGGCTTTAACTGTGTAAACTGCCGAAAAATGGAAGCCAATGTATGGTCGGACCCGCAAGTGTTTAGCCGCTTGAAAAATGATTTTATATTGCTGCAGCTGGTTGTTGACGACAAAGCCGAATTACCTGCTGCCGAACAGTTTGTATCGGATTACAGTGGTAAAAAGATTACAACGCTTGGCGGTAAATGGAGCAACCTGGAAGCACAGCGCTTCAACTCCAATTCGCAGCCGTTATATGTTATGCTTGATAGTGATGGCAACTTGCTTAAAGATGCGTCGGGCGCCGAGATCCCTACATCGCCTGCAAATTATGACATAGCCAGCTACCTTAAATTTTTAGACAGTGGCATAGCTGCTTACAAAAAATAG